Below is a window of Xyrauchen texanus isolate HMW12.3.18 chromosome 1, RBS_HiC_50CHRs, whole genome shotgun sequence DNA.
AAAACTGAATACTTATATGAAGTTTTGAGTATTTTAGTTCAGGGTTGCTTTTTTTACTACTGTTGTTTTGCAGTGTGTTGTCTTTTGGTCATTGTGCTTTGACTCCACTTTCATACACTCACTCCTGCCTCCCTCACTATTAcactcattgtttcaaaattaATCTTCTTAAAAGATGAAGACTTTGTGTCGTCTATGTGTATTTAAGTTGTTGAGTTTACAGTATTTTTACAAGTGGACTGAAAATGGTAAAATCAGAGCATTATTTCTgttaatttatacatatttttataattgCACGCTGCTCTTATCTCTACAGTACACCATGAGTCATTTAATGTAGAGTGTCAATAACGGGATTTGTGACACATGTTGCACTGACAGGCAAGCGCAGTCAAGATCTCAATATCATCATGGTGACGGCCTTGCAGACAGTGCAGACGTACTTTGACCTAAATAAAGACAGGTATAGACATAAACTGATAAAACTGTTTAACCAACGATTAAAAAATCTAATACAGATTTTCCTCAGAATCCAAATATTCTGTATTGGTTGAccttatagaatagaatagaatatgtaTTGTTGCATGATTTGGCTGTTGGAAATTATGTCCTCATAAGCATCAAGTAGAATCAAGTCATAATGGTTCATAATTGGTTCTTGTGATATCATAATAGTCTAAGTGATGTAACAAAGCTCTAATATAATGTCATAGTAGTTAGAACAAGATGTACCTTGGTATCCTTGCTAATGGTGCAGCAGCGGGAAGCAGAAGTTATGTTGTGAGTAAAGTTGGATGCCAGCAATACAGAGTAGCGGGAGGGGAAAGCGCTGGACTCACAGTAGCCCACACAAGCATATACTATTTGGGTTCCTCGACATGTTCCACGTTTGTCTGTCCGTATGGTCACATTAAATGCTATGCATAGACAGAAAGATTCATTAGTATGCGGTATG
It encodes the following:
- the gpha2 gene encoding glycoprotein hormone alpha-2, whose product is MFRSVTSDLVVLMLPVVLLVLIMPLCWSFQALSPGCHLYPFNVTIRTDKRGTCRGTQIVYACVGYCESSAFPSRYSVLLASNFTHNITSASRCCTISKDTKVKVRLHCLQGRHHDDIEILTALACQCNMCHKSRY